AAACGGCGATCCCATTGGTGCTTCTGACCATGGCGATTGGTGAATGGGTTGCGCCGCAGGGCGAACAAATGGCCCGTAACTACCGTGCGCAGCAGATGTACGGCGGTTCATTACTTTCCACGCAAAACGGTTTGTGGGCGAAAGACGGTCACGACTTTATCTATATTGAACGTGTGGCAGGTGAGAAAGAGCTGACAGGCGTCAACATCTATCATTTCAATGATCAGAACAAATTGCAGTCAGTCCGTTATGCCTCTTCGGCAACGTTTGACGGCGGTGAGTGGAAACTCTCTCAGGTAGATGAATCTGACCTGACGGACAATCTGCAGATCACCGGTTCTCAGACCCTGACCGGTGTCTGGAAAACTAACCTGACGCCGGATAAGCTGGGCGTAGTTGCGCTCGACCCGGATGCGTTGTCGATCAGCGGCCTGCACAACTACGTGAAATATCTCAAGCAGAGCGGACAGGAAGCAAAACGTTATCAGCTGAATATGTGGAGCAAAATCTTCTCGCCACTGTCTGTTGCGGTGATGATGCTGATGGCGTTGTCGTTCATCTTCGGACCTCTGCGCAGCGTGCCGATGGGCGTGCGTGTGGTGACCGGGATTTGCTTCGGTTTCCTGTTCTACGTACTTGACCAGATCTTCGGCCCGTTAAGCCTGGTTTACAACATTCCGCCGATACTGGGCGCACTGTTACCAAGCGGATTGTTCTTCGTCATCAGCATGTTCTTACTGCTGAAAAAACGATAACTCCGCAGCGCAGATAAACAAAAAGCAGGCTTTATAAGCCTGCTTTTTTTACGTCTGAAGATTGTCAGCCGGAGCGTCAGATCTCGTTATTACGCACCAGATCGGCGACCAGATCGTTCACGCCATCACTCATGTTCTTAAACTTGGTCAGTTCGCTGCGGGTGACCACCACGAACACGCCAACACCGCGCTGCGGCACCATCGCGACATACGTGATAAAGCCGCCGCCACCGCCGGTTTTCTGAA
The Rahnella variigena genome window above contains:
- the lptG gene encoding LPS export ABC transporter permease LptG; the protein is MFGVLDRYIGRTIFNTIMMTLFMLVSLSGIIKFVDQLRKVGQGGYSAAGAGLYTLLSVPKDIEIFFPMAALLGALLGLGTLATRSELVVMQASGFTRMQIAASVMKTAIPLVLLTMAIGEWVAPQGEQMARNYRAQQMYGGSLLSTQNGLWAKDGHDFIYIERVAGEKELTGVNIYHFNDQNKLQSVRYASSATFDGGEWKLSQVDESDLTDNLQITGSQTLTGVWKTNLTPDKLGVVALDPDALSISGLHNYVKYLKQSGQEAKRYQLNMWSKIFSPLSVAVMMLMALSFIFGPLRSVPMGVRVVTGICFGFLFYVLDQIFGPLSLVYNIPPILGALLPSGLFFVISMFLLLKKR